The nucleotide window TTAAAGGCACACACCTCCTGTGCTGATGTTCGATTGACCCATAACATGAAGACAGGCTGGGAGACCTGGCCGCATAGCCTCCTCTGAAAAAGTTTCTGGGGCTTCATTCCCCTTGAGATCAGGCTGAGCCCATGGTGTGACGTGAGGACCTGATGCCAGAGCAGGTTGCCTGAATGTGACTAAAGTGTCCGAACTGAGGAACTGCCACGCACGCTTCTCTGCCTCGGCCGGGCACAGGTAATGCGGTGCTTCTTCTGGGGCAGGCATGAACTGAGGCCATTGGAGGGGTAGATAGGGGCAGGACCAGGGCCAGGTGGCCCTGTGAAGAGACTCAAAGGGACAGGGACGACAGCTTGGAAAAGAAAAGCTTGCCCTTGAGAGTGGTTTCCTGTATCTCAGGGGTTGGTGGGTGGACTTGTTTTGTGAGGTTTCAGAGGGCAGAGGTTAGAACCAAAGAGTGTAACTTACAACGGGGAAATTACAATGCCCCCAGGAGAGCTGGAAACAGCCACAGGAGAAAGGGGCTAAGTGGGGAGCACAGGGGTTTCTCACCCCTGCAAAGACTGAGGGGGCACCTGGatgatgtctgtgtgtgtggtggggctggggggagggcaggCACAGTAAGGATTCCTGTGAGGCCATCAGAAGAACTCTTAAGACTTGAGATCAGGTGCATGGGGGAGACATGAAGGCAGCCCTGGGTCCCGAGTGATTGCATCAGGTTCTTTGTGGAGATGTCAGGGAGgaagagggcttccccagtggctcagccagtaaagaatctgcctgcaatgcaggagacctgggttcaatcctgggttgggaagatccctggagaaaggaaatggctacccactccagtattctttctggagaattccttggacagaggagcctggtgagctacagtccaggaggttgcaaagagtcagacacgaatgagcaactaacaccttcactACACTTTTTTCAGGGAGGAAGAAGCCCCTAGAGTTTTCAATACAGGAGTGATGGTGGGAGTGATGGTGGCAGCAAGGGGGCGCTGGTGGCCCGCTATTGTTGTGGTCTAGGGGAGCCCTTCTCCATGTACCCAGTGGGAGCAAAGGCAATGACAAGGTCCACAAAGCACCACTTCACACCACTCATGGACAAGCAAAATGGGGAGGAGCCACAAAATAGCTAAATTCACATGTAACTTGTAAGCCTCAATTTAGTTATAAGTACTGTTTTTGTCAAGGCTACTAGAACTTCCtgcaaaataaaaacttcatcttttcttctttcttgagggaagacaggaggaggagaagagagcagcagtAAGGGTGATGGaagagaggtggggaggaaggcTCCAAGGGCTCTGCTACTTGGAGGCTGTCGGTTTGGAAGCACCAGCTCTCACCTTGCGGGGTGTTGGTGTCACGTGGCTAGAGAAGAGAGCAGGCAGGGTAGTGTCATGACATGagccctgggctggaagatgGGTTCTCTGAGCTTACATTCTAACCCTGCCTCTCATGAGCTCTGGGGTCCTGGGGAAACCATGTCCCTTCCCCAGCCTGGTGTTTCTTTCTGCAAAATGCCGAGTTGGACTTGACTCCCAGCTCATAGGAGTTGTGCCTTTATGATCAGTGGGCATCTGAGCCATGGCCTGATGAGCTAGGGGCCAGGAGTGGGATAACCTGGGATTCTTGTTCTGCTGCCTTCTCTCCTGGGGTTCTGGGAGCTCTGCAGACCACTTGGTGGGGACTGCCCAAGTGTGGGGCAAAGGAATTGTGGGGATGGGCATGCTGCCGTGGTGGTGGGCGAGGGGAGAAGGGAGCGTGTGAGGCACTTACAGCAGGAGGAGATGGGCACGCTGATGGCGAGGATCACCCAGGCGATGTCCATCTTGCTCAGGCAGATGGTGGCTCTGTGCTGGGGTTTGTCCCCTTCGGCCACGTGAGAAATGTTCCCCGCTGTTCCAGGCTTCCAGGTCCCGGCGGGGACCAAACGGTTGAGGAAGTTTCCTGTGGCTGTGGACACCACTGTGGAGAGGGGACTGGGCACCCTGCCCATCATGGTGGGTGTGGGGGTGGCCACAGCTTTCTCCTCGGCTTGGGAAACAGTGCTTTCTGAAGCCCCTGTTGGGCGGGCTGGGGCCTGCGGGGCTGAGGATGTTCCCTGAGGAAGCCCCTCGGAAGGGACTGAGACACTGGCATCAAAGGCAGCCTGGATGGGCCCCGTGGTGGCTGCGAAGACCCCAGAGTTGGTAGATGGAGGTCTGCTGGTGCCGGGGGTGACAGTAAGCCAGGAGTCACTGTGGCTGGAGCCGTCCTGCGGGTCACCATGGGGGCGCTGAGAAGGCACTGGAGCACGCTGTTGACTGGCAGGGGTGCCTGAGGCTGCTGTGGCATCTGGCTCCCCTCCTTGGCTGGTGAAGGTGGAACCACCCCCCTGGTCTGCCCTGCTAAGGCTGGGCTTGTCCTCCACAGGCACTAGGGGGGTGGTGGGTGGTACCCACGAGGTCCTGCTGGGCGCTGAGGTTGCGGCCACTGTCTGGGGCTGTGGAGAGGAGGAGTAACCCCAGAGCGGGTTCCTGGGGGTGAAGATGGAGGGGTCAGGCTCCACAGACCCTGTGAAGTTGCCTTTGTAAATCTGAAAGATTTTCCCCAGCGGCCGCTTCTGCCCCAGATGTGTGGAGCTCTGGTTTCTTCCCCGTTGGCCGTCCTTCCTCCCGGCATGACCACTGGGTGCAGCGGGGATAGGGCGTGGTGAACTGCCGGCTCCCTTTCGGGAAGAGCCAGGGGGCCTGGGGGGCCTGCGTGTGGTAGCTCTGGAGGGGGCTGTGGGGGGACGGCTGGTGGCTTCCCCTGGCTTTGTCAGCAGGATGGTGGGCGCAGTCTCACCCGGGGAGCGGCCCTCTGAATGGGAGGATGTGGTTGCCACGGCAGCAGGAAGTGGCCCTGTGGACAGGGAGCCTTCAGAATGGGGGGTGGATGCCGTCGCcatgatggtggagatggtgttTGTGGGAGGGTGTCCATCTAGATGGGGTGTTGTCGTTGCCATGGGAGCTGTGGCCTGTGAGGAGGGTCCATCAGGATGAGGGGTCGGTGTCACCACGGAGGCAGGGGTGGCCACCATGGAGGAGTGTCTGGTAGAACTGAGGGATGCTGTCACCATGGTGCCTGGGATGGTGCCTGAGGGGGAGACTTGAAGAGATTCCCTGGGAGATGGTTCCTGGGCAGCAAATACCAGTGCTTCAGTCAGCGCCAAGGTCAGGAGGAAGCCttgagaaggagacagagagcaGAGGTGAAATCCCGGGAGCAGCTCAGCCCTGTGCCTTCCTTACCCATGAACCTGAAGCACTTGGGAACTCAAGGGAAACGGTGGGAGGATCCCTGAGGTCCCCGCGCATCCCACTGTGGGGACGGGGGTATCTATCAGGTTGGTTCCACCCAGCACCCCTCCCAGAGAGAACCCACCCACAGGGGAACCAGAGACGGCTAAACCAGCCAGGCCTGTCCTTTCCCAAGTGCCTCTGAAATGCCTCCGCCCTCCGCCCAAGGGCACATGCTCAgacgggctgggggaggggcgtgGAGGAAGCCTTGTGGCCCCTGAGTGCCTGAGGACCTTCTGCACCAGGGAGCCGTCCAAAGTGTGACCACAAGGAAGCCAGCAGCTCTGTGTGAGCCGCCCTGAGTCACTAAGCAGGGCTTGGGTGGGCAGAGCTGACCAGCACCCACGCCTTTTCAGACTCCTCCATTTATGAACTAGACACAGGTGCTTGTTCACACCCACCCACCAAAGAGTTAAGGAGGGTTTACCCCCTCCTTGACCCTGGAGACACAAAAATGAACAGGGCCTGGGTGAGGTCATATAGATCCACAAACAATCCTAAAACAAGGCAGAGATGTCTCAGTGCCATTGGTGATCAACAGGCAGAAGCGGACTGGGATTCAGAGGGTGACCAGATCTGCTGCCTATAAAACACTTAGCACAGAGCCTGCAGGAGAAGGTACAGTGCATAAACACCAGCTGGTTGTATGGTTAACTGCTTGTCCTATGTGCTCATGAAGCTGAACTCTGGAAGACCACTGGTGGTGCCTGGCATTCCAGAGTAGGAGGAGCCCTTCTGGGCATTGACAGAAAACTATGGACTTTGCATGATGGTGAGTGTGTGTGCTTTTTGTTCACTGAGAAAAATGCACAAGGACAAAAATCTATACATGTAAAAACTCTTCGAAAGATGTGTGGATTTTATTAATCACAACAGCATGTGcccatctttaaaaataatacctcAGATCAATGTGATATGTAGGATCTATTCGGATTATAAACATGAAGACTGGCCACCCTGTACAACCCATGGGCTAGGAAGAGCTGCTTCCTACCACCAGGGAAAGCTTGACAGACCTCTATAGTCCGATTCTGACCTGAGACCTCCCCCGTTCACAGGGGCCCCCTGCTCAGTCACACTCATGCCCTTCCTTCAGTGCTGCTAGCCGCCAAGACCAGCCCAGGTAGAGATGGGCCTCTGACTGGTCACCCTCTCGgggcctccctcccccacagatTCCAGCAGGATGAATGGTCAAAGCAGGGGCCCTGGTGGTGATGCTGGGGAACCTGGGGTGGTCAGCAAAGCTGGCAGGGGAAGACAGGGGCTCTGGTGAGTTTCTGGAAACAGAGATGGGGAGAAGACCTCCTAACATGGCTTCAAAGCAAGGTTCAGGGTCACCACTGAGGCCTCCTCCAACTTAGGGGAGGGGATGGGGTTTGGGTCGGTGCTCCCTCACCCTGCATGTCTAACTTAGTGGGCGGGGGAGGCTGAGGGACGGCAGATGGAGTAGAGCCTATAGCAGTCACATCTCCAGGACCAACAATTCTCCCTAAACGACAGAATTTCCCCACACTTTCATTCATAGTTTAGCCCATACACCAACAGTGTTTTCTCCTTATCTGGGTCAATCCTAAAATCTGGCTACTGAGCATCACTCTGGCCCTGTCTTTCATGCTTGACTGAACCCTCAATTTAACCACCTGATGGGGCAGGAAGTTGAGGCTGAGGGTGATTAAGTAATGTGTTCAAAGCCCCTCAGTAGAGAAGTGTGTGACACCCAGGCATATCCAAAATGCACAGAGTTCCTGGTCACCCAGCGCATacgaggcaggagaagaggacaggaAGTTGCAGCTATAGAAGGAAGCACGCGCTCACGGTTACTGCAGCCCCTCTCTGGCAGTTTAGCACCACAGGGGCAATCTATTCCTAGAGCTGGTGGTCGTGACTGCTGAGGTTTTAAGGGCCGTGCCCTAATAGGCCTCTGTTGGCTCACGAGCACCCTGGTTCAATATGTGTTGAACACATTCCCCTCAGAGCCATATGCGGACACCCTGGCCCTAGCACCTGAGGGTGGAACTGTGTGTTAGGGCCTTTGAAGAGCTGATTAAGGCAAAATGAAGCTGATGGTGCAGGTCCTAACCCAATCTGAagggtgtccttataagaaaaggagcCCAGGACACAGATGCAAAGAAGGCCCGCACACAGACAGGCAGTGACAGGCCAGTTGCCTGCAAGCCAAGAAGAAAGGAGTCAGAGTACTCCAACCCTGCTGGCACCTAGATCTTGGggttccagcctccaaaactgtgagatgaTAACTTTCTGTGGTTTAACTCCCCGCCGGCCGGTGATAACTTGTGTGGCAGACCCAATAGACTGATATCTGTGTCATACCTTAGAGATTCCTGAAAAATGAGAAGTGGAGACTGGGGCTTGTGTACAGGGAGTTTATTTTGGGAAGTGGCCCTAGGGGACAGCTGTGGGGGCCTGAGATGAGTGAAACAGGGAAAGTCAATCCTAGGGTAGGTTATGAACTGATCAGGGTGCAACTCAAATCTGCTGGGGGTCTCTGAGGAGCTGAGCACCTCTTGCCAGCAGCTCTCCTTCCCACCGCCAGTGCTGCTCACCCACCTCCTTGCTCCTCCACGAGGCCCACCTGAGTGAGTCAGTGAGGCTTTGGGCAGGGGCTGTCTGCTCACACCTGTACCCGGCTGGAGGCTGCCACAACAGCTGGAGTTAAAATTAAGGGCCCAGAGGATTCCTAGGGGGGAGCACAGATGTGCTCCATATAATCCGAGGCCCATGACCAAGGACAAGGACACTGTTGCCTTCCAGCAACAGCATCAAGGGCAGCCCAGAGTTTTCAGAGAGGCCCCCAGGGACCCCAGGGACAGGCCAGAGGTAGGAGAGGGGTAGCTCGGCCTCCAGGGGGAACTTCTGCAGCCTCTAGAGGCCGAGGGCTTAATGCTCCCTGGTCTTCAAAATACTCAGGGAAAGAAACTCCCTTGACTTTCCCACCATGAACATCCCTGGGGCTAAAATCCTCCCAGGTGGAAAGTGTATACAACTGACTGGAGTTCTCCTTCCTGCAAGACTTTCAGGGGAAGTAAACATGCGTGCCCTTGCTGCAGCTCTTTCTAGTTGCCAGCATCCCCTGAAGGTATTTTCACTCTAGGAGGACTGTTAGGGCCCTTTTTTCTTCAGATTTGAAAGCTTCGGTACAATGAATGGATACTGCCCTCCTGGGTGCACAGGGTCTCCACCTAGAGGATGACATTTAGCTGTCACAGTGAGAAGGGCACTCGAAACAACTTAGTCCAGTC belongs to Bubalus kerabau isolate K-KA32 ecotype Philippines breed swamp buffalo chromosome 2, PCC_UOA_SB_1v2, whole genome shotgun sequence and includes:
- the TMEM108 gene encoding transmembrane protein 108 isoform X2; translation: MKRSLQALYCQLLSFLLTLALTEALVFAAQEPSPRESLQVSPSGTIPGTMVTASLSSTRHSSMVATPASVVTPTPHPDGPSSQATAPMATTTPHLDGHPPTNTISTIMATASTPHSEGSLSTGPLPAAVATTSSHSEGRSPGETAPTILLTKPGEATSRPPTAPSRATTRRPPRPPGSSRKGAGSSPRPIPAAPSGHAGRKDGQRGRNQSSTHLGQKRPLGKIFQIYKGNFTGSVEPDPSIFTPRNPLWGYSSSPQPQTVAATSAPSRTSWVPPTTPLVPVEDKPSLSRADQGGGSTFTSQGGEPDATAASGTPASQQRAPVPSQRPHGDPQDGSSHSDSWLTVTPGTSRPPSTNSGVFAATTGPIQAAFDASVSVPSEGLPQGTSSAPQAPARPTGASESTVSQAEEKAVATPTPTMMGRVPSPLSTVVSTATGNFLNRLVPAGTWKPGTAGNISHVAEGDKPQHRATICLSKMDIAWVILAISVPISSCST
- the TMEM108 gene encoding transmembrane protein 108 isoform X1 gives rise to the protein MKRSLQALYCQLLSFLLTLALTEALVFAAQEPSPRESLQVSPSGTIPGTMVTASLSSTRHSSMVATPASVVTPTPHPDGPSSQATAPMATTTPHLDGHPPTNTISTIMATASTPHSEGSLSTGPLPAAVATTSSHSEGRSPGETAPTILLTKPGEATSRPPTAPSRATTRRPPRPPGSSRKGAGSSPRPIPAAPSGHAGRKDGQRGRNQSSTHLGQKRPLGKIFQIYKGNFTGSVEPDPSIFTPRNPLWGYSSSPQPQTVAATSAPSRTSWVPPTTPLVPVEDKPSLSRADQGGGSTFTSQGGEPDATAASGTPASQQRAPVPSQRPHGDPQDGSSHSDSWLTVTPGTSRPPSTNSGVFAATTGPIQAAFDASVSVPSEGLPQGTSSAPQAPARPTGASESTVSQAEEKAVATPTPTMMGRVPSPLSTVVSTATGNFLNRLVPAGTWKPGTAGNISHVAEGDKPQHRATICLSKMDIAWVILAISVPISSCSVLLTVCCLRRKKKPANPENSLSYWNNAITMDYFSKHAVELPREIQSLETSEDQLSEPRSPANGDYRDTGMVLVNPFCQETLFVGNDQVSEI